One genomic window of Fusarium fujikuroi IMI 58289 draft genome, chromosome FFUJ_chr01 includes the following:
- a CDS encoding probable alternative oxidase precursor, mitochondrial: MLSFQIQHSQASRQAAKAVALGFTRTISSSSLARAPIALRAGCAASQQHRLFSSTPTHQLRDFFPVKETPHIQTTKPAWPHEGYTYDEMLAVEPAHRPPRTVGDYTAWKIVRFARYCMDKATGMDRDQKSDKTKPTTAIEAQKPLTEAQWLIRFIFLESVAGVPGMVGGMLRHLGSLRRMKRDNGWIETLLEESYNERMHLLTFMKMCEPGWFMKMMIIGAQGVFFNSLFVSYLISPKIVHRFVGYLEEEAVHTYTRCIKEIEDGNLPKWSDPKFQIPDIAIQYWKMPKEHRTMKDLILYIRADEATHRGVNHTLGNLNQTEDPNPFVSEYKDREPPKPALKPTGYDRVEVI; this comes from the exons ATGTTGTCATTCCAAATTCAGCACAGCCAAGCTTCACGGCAAGCAGCAAAAGCTGTTGCGCTTGGCTTCACTCGAAccatatcttcttcttcactggcGAGAGCACCTATAGCTCTTCGAGCTGGTTGTGCCGCTTCCCAGCAACATCGgctcttctcatcgacaCCAACACACCAACTTCGTGACTTCTTTCCGGTCAAAGAGACGCCACATATCCAGACGACCAAGCCAGCCTGGCCACACGAAGGGTACACATATGATGAAATGTTGGCGGTCGAACCCGCTCATCGACCTCCGAGGACAGTCGGTGACTATACAGCCTGGAAAATTGTCCGCTTTGCCAGATATTGCATGGACAAGGCCACAGGTATGGACCGTGATCAGAAATccgacaagaccaagccgACTACAGCCATCGAGGCTCAGAAGCCACTCACCGAGGCTCAATGG CTGATTCgattcatcttcctcgagaGCGTGGCGGGAGTCCCCGGCATGGTTGGGGGCATGTTGCGCCATCTCGGCAGCCTTCGACGCATGAAACGAGATAATGGCTGGATCGAAACACTCCTCGAAGAGAGCTACAACGAACGAATGCATCTTTTGACTTTCATGAAGATGTGTGAGCCTGGTTGGttcatgaagatgatgatcatcGGTGCTCAGGgagtcttcttcaacagTCTGTTTGTGTCCTATCTGATCTCGCCCAAGATTGTCCACAGGTTTGTCGGCTaccttgaagaagaggctgttcACACCTATACTCGTTGTATCAAGGAGATCGAAGATGGCAACTTACCCAAGTGGAGTGATCCCAAGTTCCAGATACCCGATATTGCTATCCAG TACTGGAAGATGCCAAAAGAGCACCGTACGATGAAGGACTTGATCCTCTACATCAGGGCTGATGAGGCCACTCACCGAGGAGTCAACCACACACTTGGCAACCTTAACCAAACGGAAGACCCAAACCCATTCGTCAGCGAGTACAAAGATCGCGAGCCACCCAAGCCCGCATTAAAGCCCACCGGCTACGACCGCGTCGAAGTCATCTAG
- a CDS encoding related to MDM31-Mitochondrial Distribution and Morphology → MAKGIPSSLIERCSGICFNSSPATASSVTIRPLAEISRKWSFLPATIVLSNTRFIHSHRKCQTFDSISDNASLPVTPAFSLRHAFQPRKYVPERKRITPLTTHASTREISHGSYWSSKPWQQQRLYSDGGSGQGNGSKCSCGKDITGVSTTPAKTTEDLERVKASTLNETSKDAPSRLGKQDPTGSDSEPVSYMSYLHLPRMPHRPTKEELLEAANGFWQRLKVRLKWVSIRSMRPWNIDEWGAFVSWFLFGHLAWIIVGTTTFFSLIILSINTVVAQETLAQWVGDYLTQSAGVTVVFESAIVPKWRDNVISFRNVFVSRRPGQGNVSSVSKGSSDAAAEAAAGRKADLVGTSETEDDGNYTQFDVTLSTVNVTLSFLNWWNGKGLLKDVEIKGVRGVIDRTSVTWPAEEVDPLSYRHKHQPGDFEIEKFKMEDLLLTVHQPGGFRPFSISIFSCELPQLRKQWLFYDFLSANHMSGSYDGSLFTIHPRQVHGVVPSGNGDPEASVGFGDPKAWKKFSRLRIDGLKIDHLNRGVEGPFGWIYEGNVDIVADVMFPADTDESITKVMADFYDQLEEIVDTNRHRFMRNIQEQGPALLTSGHLSDSAGDIHGEKPATEPHTSEDERRYLIMDLRISMNDVKAAVPLFTKDMSYVNQALVRPIVAYINAKKTYIPINCRIVKRASDFDGSWSIFDCGLMNDMSAETYDAFANDVENQQSRVRRFKKVGFWTLSLAVHALFMGMAGNVV, encoded by the exons ATGGCCAAGGGTATCCCCTCTTCTCTGATCGAGCGTTGCTCTGGTATCTGCTTCAATTCTTctccagcaacagcctcttcGGTTACCATACGTCCTCTTGCAGAAATCAGTCGGAAATGGTCATTCTTACCGGCGACAATCGTGCTCTCAAATACTCGATTTATTCATTCCCACCGAAAATGTCAGACTTTTGATTCAATCTCAGACAATGCGTCGTTGCCTGTCACGCCAGCCTTTTCATTGCGCCATGCATTTCAACCTCGAAAATATGTTCCCGAGCGAAAGCGAATAACCCCTCTTACAACGCACGCCTCAACTCGTGAAATATCCCACGGGTCATATTGGTCATCGAAGCCATGGCAACAGCAACGATTGTACAGTGATGGTGGCAGTGGTCAGGGTAATGGATCAAAATGCTCCTGCGGCAAGGATATCACGGGTGTTTCCACCACACCAGCTAAAACAACAGAAGATCTGGAAAGGGTCAAGGCTTCGACATTGAACGAAACAAGCAAAGATGCTCCCAGCCGATTGGGGAAACAAGACCCTACAGGGTCGGATTCTGAGCCAGTCTCTTACATGTCCTATCTACACCTGCCGAGAATGCCGCATCGGCCAACCAAAGAGGAACTGCTCGAGGCCGCCAACGGCTTTTGGCAGCGACTCAAGGTTCGTTTAAAATGGGTGTCGATTAGAAGTATGAGACCATGGAATATTGACGAATGGGGTGCTTTTGTTTCATGGTTTCTTTTCGGCCACCTCGCTTGGATTATCGTCGGAACAACCACATTCTTCTCTCTGATCATTTTGTCAATCAACACTGTTGTTGCCCAAG AAACACTCGCGCAATGGGTAGGTGACTATTTGACACAGTCTGCTGGCGTCACCGTTGTTTTCGAGTCTGCTATTGTTCCCAAGTGGCGTGATAATGTTATCTCTTTCCGCAACGTTTTTGTGTCCCGAAGACCTGGCCAAGGCAACGTCTCATCCGTGAGCAAAGGCTCATCAGATGCTGCcgccgaggctgctgccGGCCGCAAAGCAGATCTCGTGGGAACGTCTGAAACTGAGGACGATGGAAACTACACTCAATTTGACGTCACTCTTTCAACGGTCAATGTCACGTTGTCATTCCTGAACTGGTGGAATGGCAAAGGATTGTTGAAAGATGTTGAAATCAAAGGTGTTCGCGGTGTCATTGACCGAACTTCAGTGACATGGCCAGCCGAGGAGGTCGATCCTTTGTCATATCGTCACAAGCACCAACCAGGAGATTTTGAGATCGAAAAGTTCAAGATGGAGGACCTATTACTCACCGTTCATCAACCGGGCGGGTTCCGGCCATTCTCtatcagcatcttctcttgCGAGCTGCCCCAGCTTCGCAAGCAGTGGCTATTTTATGATTTCCTTTCAGCCAACCACATGTCAGGATCCTACGATGGGTCGCTGTTTACGATTCATCCCCGACAAGTCCACGGCGTGGTACCCAGTGGTAATGGTGACCCAGAAGCTTCGGTCGGTTTTGGTGATCCAAAGGCGTGGAAAAAGTTCAGTCGGCTCCGAATTGATGGTTTGAAGATAGACCATCTCAACCGCGGTGTTGAGGGCCCTTTTGGCTGGATATACGAAGGGAATGTTGATATTGTTGCTGATGTTATGTTTCCCGCTGACACCGACGAGAGCATCACCAAGGTCATGGCCGACTTCTACGACCAGCTTGAAGAAATCGTCGACACAAATAGGCACCGCTTCATGCGCAACATCCAAGAGCAAGGCCCTGCTCTTCTTACATCAGGACACCTTTCAGACTCAGCTGGAGATATCCACGGCGAAAAGCCAGCCACCGAGCCACATACTAGTGAGGATGAGCGTCGCTACCTCATCATGGACCTCCGGATCTCCATGAACGATGTCAAAGCTGCAGTCCCTCTCTTCACCAAAGATATGTCTTACGTCAATCAGGCACTGGTCCGTCCTATCGTTGCTTACATCAACGCGAAGAAGACATATATACCAATCAATTGCCGTATCGTGAAACGAGCCAGCGACTTCGATGGTAGCTGGTCGATCTTTGACTGTGGTCTAATGAACGATATGTCAGCGGAGACCTATGATGCATTTGCGAATGACGTCGAAAACCAACAGAGCCGTGTTCGGCGGTTCAAAAAGGTTGGGTTCTGGACCTTGTCGCTTGCGGTTCATGCCCTCTTTATGGGAATGGCAGGCAATGTGGTGTGA
- a CDS encoding related to Eukaryotic translation initiation factor 3 subunit J has translation MPPKKWDDEESDNSSSSGSPVVGTGAASRRKFDDEEDDGDVLDSWDADDDSEAEREKERKAAEAKQKAAAAAAAAKKPKGQRIAEHQAERAQQKAGAANVEEYEETEAEKRERLRRTEQEADLAHAADMFGDIGISAGRAKSRPATVVVDSNDPTKTIDISKLPLFQPKTKAQFETLRTTLTPIISANSKNAHYSLFLQDFTKALAKDMPSEQIKKLASTMTALGNEKMREEKAADKGGKKTKAAKTKTSLVTGRANAADTTTYDDADDFGDDDFM, from the exons ATGCCTCCTAAGAAGTGGG acgacgaagagagcGACAACAGCAGCTCCTCCGGCTCCCCCGTTGTCGGTACCGGTGCCGCTTCTCGACGCAAGttcgacgacgaagaagacgatggcgaC GTTCTAGATTCATGGGACGCCGATGACGACTCCGAGGCCGAGCGTGAGAAGGAGCGCAAGGCTGCCGAGGCCaagcagaaggctgctgcagccgcagccgcagccaAGAAACCTAAAGGTCAGCGAATTGCTGAGCACCAGGCCGAGCGTGCCCAGCAGAAAGCCGGTGCCGCCAATGTTGAGGAATATGAAGAGacagaggctgagaagcgcGAGCGACTCCGACGCACCGAACAGGAAGCCGATCTCGCACACGCCGCCGACATGTTTGGAGATATTGGTATCAGCGCCGGCCGTGCCAAGTCCCGTCCTGCTACTGTCGTCGTCGATTCTAACGACCCAACCAAGACCATCGACATTTCTAAACTGCCTCTCTTCCAGCCCAAGACTAAGGCTCAGTTCGAGACTCTCCGCACTACTCTTACTCCTATCATCTCAGCCAACTCCAAGAATGCCCACTACAGCCTGTTTCTCCAGGATTTCACAAAGGCTCTTGCTAAGGATATGCCCAGCgaacagatcaagaagctgGCCAGTACGATGACTGCTCTGGGCAACGAGAAGATGCGggaggagaaggctgctgataaaggaggcaagaagacaaaggctGCCAAAACGAAGACGTCGCTGGTTACTGGTCGCGCTAACGCCGCCGACACCACGACTTATGACGATGCCGATGATTTTGGAGA TGATGACTTTATGTGA
- a CDS encoding Pre-rRNA-processing protein PNO1, protein MPAPTALKNAEDAPPAVDVPLPVEENDEEFLLDAPDALPTDAHVLVPVEESNENGMAIDEEGRPRFAPARDIDPVTRVETRKIPIPPHRMTPLKQSWTSIYPPLVEHLKLQCRMNIKRKTVELRSSKHTTDTGALQKGEDFVKAFTLGFDVDDAIALLRLDDLYIQTFEIKDVRTMHGDSQARAIGRIAGKDGKTKFAIENASRTRIVLADSKIHILGGFKNIHLARESVVSLILGKPPGKVYGNLRTVAARMKERF, encoded by the exons ATGCCTGCGCCGACCGCTTTGAAGAACGCAGAGGATGCCCCGCCCGCTGTGGACGTTCCGCTCCCAGTTGAAG AAAACGACGAGGAGTTTCTTTTAGATGCGCCTGACGCTCTTCCTACCGATGCGCATGTTCTTGTGCCTGTGGAGGAGAGCAATGAGAATGGAATGGCTATCGATGAGGAAGGACGGCCTCGATTTGCGCCCGCCAGAGATATT GACCCAGTCACCCGTGTGGAAACTCGCAAGATTCCTATTCCTCCTCACCGAATGACACCTTTAAAACAGTCATGGACTTCTATCTACCCTCCTCTGGTCGAGCACCTCAAGCTACAATGTCGAATGAACATCAAGCGAAAGACAGTCGAGCTGCGATCATCGAAGCATACCACTGATACTGGGGCACTGCAAAAAGGAGAAGATTTCGTCAAGGCGTTCACTCTCGGGTTTGATGTGGACGATGCCATCGCGCTGCTTCGACTCGACGACCTCTACATCCAAACTTTCGAGATTAAGGATGTGCGAACAATGCACGGTGACAGCCAGGCCCGTGCTATTGGACGAATTGCTGGAAAGGATGGAAAGACCAAGTTTGCCATAGAGAACGCCAGTAGAACTCGAATCGTGCTTGCTGATTCAAAGATTCACATCCTGGGTGGATTCAAGAACATCCACCTTGCTCGGGAGTCAGTTGTGAGCCTGATTCTCGGCAAGCCGCCTGGTAAGGTGTACGGCAACCTCCGAACGGTTGCGGCACGAATGAAGGAGCGCTTCTAA